CTTGTTCAGCACGGGATACGACTCTCTCTAATTCGGCTATCTCTTGACGAATACGACTAGCGACGACTATATAACGTTCGCTCATAACTCCTGTCCCTCCTGTTCGATGATTAATCTCAGCGCATCACGACAGGTATTCATGTCCACTAGGTTGACCTCAATGTCCTCACCTAAATCCATCACCGCACCTATTGCCCGGAAGGTATCCCCCAAGGCGAGACCCCAAGCCGCAATATCCACATCGGACCATCTAGTAAAACAATCTGGACGAAGGAGTGAGCCAAACACTGCCACTCGCTCTGCGCCAAAGTTTGTCTTGAGGAGTGCTGCGGCCTGCCGCGCAATCTCCCAAGCCTTCTCTTTTCGGCATAGTAATAGCTTCGCCTCTTGCTCTTGCTGCAGCTTAGCAGCGGCTCTATACACAGACATATCCTCTTCACTTGTCCTGCGTTCTGAGATACTTGCTTTGTCGCGCTTCTCCATATGTTTTGCAACACCCTCTTCTAATCCCCCTCTCTGGGAAAAAGGGGACGCCATAATTATACCACACACCAAGTCTTGGATGAGTTAACAAAGTAGCCCTTGACTACGCCTTGGTGCTTTCCTTGAGCTTCCTCCAGGCGGCTAAAGTATGTTGCCACTGCACCGAGGTCAACTTGCGCTCACCATAGCGTACATCCTCAAATGAACTTGTGATCGTCCGCACTTCAGCAGAGGGCAAGATGTCGCGTAATGCCTCCTCGTATTCGGCTACGGTTTCCGTCTCGGCACGTGGCCGCGACTTAGCCTTGCCGTACAATTCAAGGTAAGCGAAAATTTGCCAAATATTCTCTGGCTCGAGAGGGAGTCTACGTTTTGGTTTGGCGCGAGCTTTCCTGGTGCCCCTAGGAGAGAAAATCTGCCCCAGCAGAGACTCATGCTCATCGAGAGGATGAGTTACTACAGGCGAAGCAGGCCTACTAATACGCCTTAGTAGCAGCCAGACTAATGCTACCAAGAAGACAATGCTGAAGACCTGTAAGAGCCACGGTACGCCTGTGTCTAAGTCGCGCACCGCCTCGAACAACCCCTCTGGCATTCTTTCCTCGCCCCTAGCGGTCGGGTCACCAGCTAGTAAGGCGGCAAGGGCACGTGTCACAATGAGTATCAAGTAGATCATGTAGCCAAAAGGCACAAGAAAAACCAAAAAAATCTCGCGGGCGATATAGGCGATGTAGTCTAGCATGGGCCTAACGCTAAAAGCTCCTGCCCCGGCCAAGAGAGTAGCCGCTAAGAATAGAGCGGTGCTTAAAAGCAGAAACTTCGTCCGGCCGCTCATGGGCCTTTGCTTGGTCACTTGCTCGACATATTGGTCCCAGGCTAGGCCGAGCGCTAACATGCTAGCAAGGGCTAAACCTAGCAGTGCGTTAGATATAGCCATCATGCCAGCTGCATGAGCGAAGGGTATGGCCACGGCAAATATTACAGCAAGTTGGGCGAAGTAAGCCCTCGCTTCGCTGTAACCCCAATCATGTCGACCGATGTCTATGGCTGCGTAGGCTGCCGCAAAAACCAACAATGAAAAGAGAGAAACGCTCACAGGGAGCCCTCGTCCTACCGCGGGCAGCAGCAAAGCCACACTTAGTGCCAGCACTACAAGCGTGATCCTGCGCCACCAAAGCGGCCACTTAAGAGAAAACCGACCCACAAACAGCGTCATTAGGGTAGCTACTAAAATGTTCCACAAGGGCAGCCCTGGAAGCACCCCTCTATGCATAAAGCGATAAAGAGTCTCTGCCCACACCTGCGTTACAATCGACAGAGCTACCACGGCAAGCACTTGGGCCAGTAGAAGGCGCACTCTAGGGTACAATTTCGCTCTCCTCCTTCTGCACCCACAGCATCGAGGTATCGTCAAAAAGAGCCGAAGGGGTGCTTCCGGTGTAGACTACACGTAGTGGCACACGGCGTAGCGCGAAAAGTTGTTTGGCGGACAGCAGTTCCTCTGTCAGCATAGGTGTGACCAGTACGAGAGTCGTCCCAAAATGTCGCCTCTCGAGGGCATTGACCAGAAAGGTACTTGGCCTGACCATGGCAAATTGTGTTGTGCCGGCGAGTGCTGCTAAAAAGCTATGCCTCTGCTCTGCCCCGGCGCTACTGGGTACATCGGTGATGTAGTCATTGGCTAATACGCCCACACTACAGGCGCCATCCAGTAAAGACATGCCCAAACTGGCAACTACTTCAATCGCCCACTCTGTTTCTCTGGCGTCTTGCCGAAACCATACGACGTCGCTACTCGAAAGATTAAGCAAGAACAGCACTTCTCTACTTGCAGATGGTTCATGCACATGCACCATGTGACGCGCTGCTCTTGCTGTCGCCTTCCAATTAATGCGGTTTAGAGGGTCTCCCGGTCGGTATTCGCGCACTCCTCGAATGCGCAACGGGTCCTCATGTATAAAACTCTGCAAGGTAGTGGGCCCTAGCAGGGTAGATGGAACGACACGCAGGGCGTCAAGAGCATGCACTCGTGGATAGATGGTAATTTCTGTTTCGTCAGTACGCTTACTATATGCGCTTCCGTAACCAAGAGGCCCTGTCACTTTAATTTCGGTGGGACCAAGTTTCGCTACACCACGCCGTTCGCACAGGACGGTATAGCGACGGCGCACTCTTTGCCACATGCCCAAGCGAAAAGCGTGTTCTAGCTGACGCAGGGCGCCACCAACCGCGGGAGGAACGCCAACAACCTGCGTGTGGTGCGAAACATCATGCCACAGCTGCAGCAAAGATATGGGCAGGAAACTGCGGTTTTCAAGCTCCACCGTAAGCTTAACGCTGTCCCCCGGCCAAGCATAGGACTGTGAAAAATAGGCGCGATGGTGCAAAGCCTGTCGTCCCCACTTGGCATACAGGCGAGGAAAATACGCCAAAACAAAGCCACCACAGCCAGTAATGATGAGCGCGGGTGAGCGTAAGATTAGCCCAAGAATGAAACCTATGGCTATGAGTATGGTACTTAGCTTGGGCAGCTTCATCTTACTGTCATTCATGCTTCAGTGCTAGGCAAAACTGGAACAGGAACAACCGACAATATTGCATCGAGTACGCTTTCAGCCGTTTGCCCGCGGAGACGAACCTGACTTTTGACTATAAGTCGGTGGCAGAGAACGGGCTTTGCTAACTCCTTGACATCGTCAGGCAAGGCAAAGGCCCTCCCCAAAAGGGCAGCGCGCGCGCGTGCACTACGCATCAATGCCAGTGTGGCACGTGGGCTAGCCCCTAGTCGTAAGTCTTCGTGTACACGGGTCGCCCTCACGATGTTAGCGATGTATTCCGCCACCGCCTCGCTGACATGAACAGCCTCTGCGCCCGCGCAGAGAACAGACAAGTCACAGGCCTTTGCCACTGGTGTCAAAGTTGTGAGCGGATTTGTCTCAGCGAAACGACTAATGAGACGCATCTCTTCCTCTAGCGTGGGGTAACCAAGCGACAACCGCATCAGAAAGCGATCTAGTTGTGCCTCGGGCAAGGGGAAAGTGCCCTCCTGCTCAATATGGTTTTGCGTTGCCACCACCAAGAAGGGCATCCCTAGCATGCGAGTTTCGCCATCGACGGTGATTTGGCGCTCCTCCATGCACTCCAGTAAGGCTGCCTGCGTACGCGGTGTGGCTCTATTGATTTCGTCGGCGAGGAGCACATTAGTAAAAGCGGGGCCGGGACGAAACTCAAAGTGCGATGTGGCCTCATTAAATACGCTTACACCTGTTACGTCAGACGGCAAAAGGTCGGGGGTGAACTGTACTCGCTTAAACTCAAGCTCTAGAGAACGGCTTAAGGTTTTGGCGAGCATGGTCTTGCCAGTGCCTGGCACATCCTCAATGAGCACATGTCCCTGGCAGGCTAAGGCGATCAGTATTAAGTCTACAATCTTCTCTTTGCCTATAATTACTTTGGCAATGTTTTCGCGCAGTCGGTCGGCTATCTCTTTAACATCCATCGGTATACCTCCTAAAAAATACAATCCGGGGCTTAACCGGGCGTTGGTAGCAGTGCCATGCGTAGTTGTGCTAAGATATTGGCATAAGCACTTGTTTTATTTTAGTTTATGCGAGGGATGGTGTACCCCTATTTTTAACTATCTATTACTGATTCTCTTGGCAGTCATGTGGTCTATAGTTTTTTTGCTGCCAGTTCGCAAAAAGAAAAAGAGCAAAGGGCGTCTTTTGCAGGTAGTACGCGTGGCAGCCATGTGGTGGGTGCTCGGTATGGCCTATCATTTGGTAGGTTTTCTCATGCCCGACCGCTCGCTACTCGGGCTTTTTGACCAGTTTTTGTCGTATACCATCTCCCTGCCCACCCGCCTGGGAATCGGGCTAGAGAATGCGCGAGTTAGCGCCTTCGCGTCAACTCGCTTCGATTTAGCCCTAGCTATGATACTTGGGCTACCCTTCGCCTTTGTTTTGGCGCTTGGCCTGCTGGTTGTTATCTCTGCCCATAAAAAACGCCGCGCCCCGCGGCAACAGTCTATCGGGCAGGGCATGTAGGGCAACCAGACCACAAACAAAACCTGGAGGAGGTCATCGCTATGCAACTAAAAGTAGCCCTCATACAAATGGATATCGCTCTCGGCGACCTGCAAGCTAATGCCCAAAAAGCTAGACAACTGGCGGCAGGTCTAGCAGAATGCAGCTTCATTTTACTGCCCGAGCTCTGGAGCACCGGCTATGCCTTAGACCGAGCCCATGAGTTGGCAGAAGACGGCACGGGTCTCTGCACCACTGTGATGCGCGAAATTGCCTGCGCCAAAAATGCCTATGTAGGCGGTTCAGTTCTCATGCAAAGAGAGGGCGGCATCTACAACACCTTTGTCCTCATTTCACCCACAGGGCAAGTTGTGGCCACCTATGACAAGACTCACTTGTTTAGACTTATGCAGGAGGACATTTTCTTAAGCCCTGGTGACAGGCTGGTCACCGCGCAAACCACCCATGGCCAGGTCGGCTTAGCCATATGCTACGACCTGCGTTTTCCCGAGGTCTTTCGTCACTATCGGAATGCGGGGACCGACTTTAATTTGCTAGTAGCAGAATGGCCGCTGCCCCGCCTCGAACATTGGCGCACCCTGGTACGGGCGCGCGCCATAGAAAACCAGTGCTACCTCTTAGCCTGCAATCGTGTAGGTCGCGACCAGAACAACACTTTCGGAGGCCATTCTCTAGTAGTAGACCCTTGGGGCGAAATCTTGCTAGAGGCGGATACCACTGAAGGTGTCTATGTTGTTGACCTTGAGACGGAAAGCATCATGGCAGCACGCAGTAGAATCCCGGTACAGGGAGACAAGCGCAGCGACCTCTACTAGTTCATAGCAGTATGACCAGCGGTTATTGCTGGTAGTAACTTAGCATCTTCGTTGCGCTTTCGCGCATGCTATCCCGCAGAGCGCTAGGATGTAAGACCTCGGCATGTTCGCCGTAGGCCAAAACCCAGCGCGCAAACTCCTCGAGGCCCTCTACTTCGGCCGTAAAAGTAATGCTGCCATCTGCGCCCTGTTCAATTTTTTGGCTAGGATGCCACTTGCTCTCGGCAATGAACCGAGAGTGGGGGGGCATAAAACGCACTGCGACGCGGTGTTTTTCTCCTTTAATCATGCTCCAGGCATGTCCCAGGTAGTTATTCAAATTGAAGCTAGTAGGACGCTCAAAGAGTCTTTCTAGCATCGTCAATTCCTTAATGCGGTCCAAGCGGAACACACGCATTTGTTGACGATGATGGCACAGGGCGATTACATACCACACACCCTTGTGACCATACAAATGGTAAGGGTCAATTTCGCGAAGTTCTTCGCTGTCCCGGTAGAGCGAGTAGTAGGTCATGCTGACGACTCGTTGGTGCGCTATTGCTTTAGCCAGGACATCCAAGTATTCGCTGCAATAATCTGGGTCGACAATTCGCTCCTGAGCACAACTGACATTAGGCAGGGTCTCCTCCATCTCCTCCCGGGCAGTAGGCGACAGGCTATTCCAAATTTTATCTATGGCATCATCGAGTGCCTGTGCTGAGGGCAGGGTTTGGTTGTCTCGCGCTAGACTTGCCGCTACCAATATGGCGCATGCTTCCTCCACGGTGAACTCTTGGGCCGCGGATAGCGGCCTTACTGTACGGCGAAAACCCCCCTGACTTCCTGGAAAGGCTTCTACATGGAAGCCTTGTTTTTTTAAGCGCTCGATGTCCCTGTAAATTGTGCGCCTGCTGGTCATAAATACTTCTGCTAATTCCTGCGCTCGTACACTGCCCCTCTCCATGATTAGGTCGGCAATCTGCTGCACGCGACTCGCCTTTTTTCTCACTCCACACGCCCCCTTTGAGTGAGTATTCCCTCTTAACCCCACGAAGTCCTGCTACTTCCGTGGCGTAATTTGGAGACTAGCGATGGCGCGTCTCTCTTAGCCATGCCGGTCGCACGTTGGTGATTTCACAGATATGGGGCGTCAATCCCGCAAGGTCATCCCCACAGACTTGCGAAAGTGAAACTTTCCCCAGCGCTTGCACACCCTGGGCCATTTCGTCTTGACAGGCCAGAAGAAAGTTTGCCAAGTGTTGAGCGCCCTTTTCTACGTTAAACTGCGCAGCGTAGCGACCTGTGTACCACACCACTTCTGTAGGTGGTTCATAGGGCAGCGCTTTGAGCGTCTGCGTGTGGGTGACCGCGAATAGTGCCGCGGTGCCTATGTACACGGCGTCAGCACCAAGGGCTAGGGCTTTGAGAAAATCCCCCGGGGTGAACAGGCCGCCGCCGACAATGAGACTAACCCGCTCACGCGCTCGCAACCTCTCTAATTGCCCCACCGCCCTACACAAAGCCACAACTGTAGGCAGGCCAAAATCGTCCTGCAAAATGGGGGCCGACCCCTTGGTGGCAGCTTGTGCGCCGTCGATCGATATAAAGTCAACTCCGCTTTTGACCAAGAAGGTAATGTCGCTCTCAATATCCATGCCCGCAGCAATCTTAGCGCCAATGGGCACGCCAGAAGTCAAGGCCCGCAGGCGATCGACAAAATCGCCAAACTCCTCAGGAGAGGCGGTGTGCTTTTGTCGTGCTGCGATGACTGCTGCTTGTCCGCGTGGAATTTTAAGCGCCTTGTAGAGGGGGGCATCAATTTCGCCTGGCGAAATGCAGTGCCCCACACCACCCATCGCCCCCTGCCCAATCTGAATCTCAATGGCATCAGCCTGCTTGAGAGCTTCGCGCTCTTTGCCCCAGGAGGCGCGATTATACTGCATGATGTAGTGTTTCGCAGCTCTGCGCTCGGCGGGCAAGAAGGGCCCTTCGCCGCTATTAATTGCCCCACCAGCCAGAGTGACCCCTTTCGCCAGAGCTATCTTTACTTTGGCACTAAGTGCCTCGCCATAGGCCATGGCGGACACCAAGATGGGGCTTTTAAGCTTAAGGGGGCGAGCGGCTTGAGGCCCAATAACCGT
This sequence is a window from Bacillota bacterium. Protein-coding genes within it:
- a CDS encoding nucleotidyltransferase domain-containing protein, with the translated sequence MEKRDKASISERRTSEEDMSVYRAAAKLQQEQEAKLLLCRKEKAWEIARQAAALLKTNFGAERVAVFGSLLRPDCFTRWSDVDIAAWGLALGDTFRAIGAVMDLGEDIEVNLVDMNTCRDALRLIIEQEGQEL
- a CDS encoding DUF4129 domain-containing protein; this translates as MYPRVRLLLAQVLAVVALSIVTQVWAETLYRFMHRGVLPGLPLWNILVATLMTLFVGRFSLKWPLWWRRITLVVLALSVALLLPAVGRGLPVSVSLFSLLVFAAAYAAIDIGRHDWGYSEARAYFAQLAVIFAVAIPFAHAAGMMAISNALLGLALASMLALGLAWDQYVEQVTKQRPMSGRTKFLLLSTALFLAATLLAGAGAFSVRPMLDYIAYIAREIFLVFLVPFGYMIYLILIVTRALAALLAGDPTARGEERMPEGLFEAVRDLDTGVPWLLQVFSIVFLVALVWLLLRRISRPASPVVTHPLDEHESLLGQIFSPRGTRKARAKPKRRLPLEPENIWQIFAYLELYGKAKSRPRAETETVAEYEEALRDILPSAEVRTITSSFEDVRYGERKLTSVQWQHTLAAWRKLKESTKA
- a CDS encoding DUF58 domain-containing protein; this encodes MNDSKMKLPKLSTILIAIGFILGLILRSPALIITGCGGFVLAYFPRLYAKWGRQALHHRAYFSQSYAWPGDSVKLTVELENRSFLPISLLQLWHDVSHHTQVVGVPPAVGGALRQLEHAFRLGMWQRVRRRYTVLCERRGVAKLGPTEIKVTGPLGYGSAYSKRTDETEITIYPRVHALDALRVVPSTLLGPTTLQSFIHEDPLRIRGVREYRPGDPLNRINWKATARAARHMVHVHEPSASREVLFLLNLSSSDVVWFRQDARETEWAIEVVASLGMSLLDGACSVGVLANDYITDVPSSAGAEQRHSFLAALAGTTQFAMVRPSTFLVNALERRHFGTTLVLVTPMLTEELLSAKQLFALRRVPLRVVYTGSTPSALFDDTSMLWVQKEESEIVP
- a CDS encoding MoxR family ATPase, which gives rise to MDVKEIADRLRENIAKVIIGKEKIVDLILIALACQGHVLIEDVPGTGKTMLAKTLSRSLELEFKRVQFTPDLLPSDVTGVSVFNEATSHFEFRPGPAFTNVLLADEINRATPRTQAALLECMEERQITVDGETRMLGMPFLVVATQNHIEQEGTFPLPEAQLDRFLMRLSLGYPTLEEEMRLISRFAETNPLTTLTPVAKACDLSVLCAGAEAVHVSEAVAEYIANIVRATRVHEDLRLGASPRATLALMRSARARAALLGRAFALPDDVKELAKPVLCHRLIVKSQVRLRGQTAESVLDAILSVVPVPVLPSTEA
- a CDS encoding carbon-nitrogen family hydrolase — translated: MQLKVALIQMDIALGDLQANAQKARQLAAGLAECSFILLPELWSTGYALDRAHELAEDGTGLCTTVMREIACAKNAYVGGSVLMQREGGIYNTFVLISPTGQVVATYDKTHLFRLMQEDIFLSPGDRLVTAQTTHGQVGLAICYDLRFPEVFRHYRNAGTDFNLLVAEWPLPRLEHWRTLVRARAIENQCYLLACNRVGRDQNNTFGGHSLVVDPWGEILLEADTTEGVYVVDLETESIMAARSRIPVQGDKRSDLY
- a CDS encoding transcriptional regulator — protein: MRKKASRVQQIADLIMERGSVRAQELAEVFMTSRRTIYRDIERLKKQGFHVEAFPGSQGGFRRTVRPLSAAQEFTVEEACAILVAASLARDNQTLPSAQALDDAIDKIWNSLSPTAREEMEETLPNVSCAQERIVDPDYCSEYLDVLAKAIAHQRVVSMTYYSLYRDSEELREIDPYHLYGHKGVWYVIALCHHRQQMRVFRLDRIKELTMLERLFERPTSFNLNNYLGHAWSMIKGEKHRVAVRFMPPHSRFIAESKWHPSQKIEQGADGSITFTAEVEGLEEFARWVLAYGEHAEVLHPSALRDSMRESATKMLSYYQQ
- a CDS encoding FMN-binding glutamate synthase family protein, whose protein sequence is MEKTGSRVGGVYREVGSLLGALLLGGVGAVWLTRAVVRQVAKWTLTRIMTDDYAENMAEFYSASRRMGVQNIMETNLRAETGTALARPMGSPRAMPDFTALMFNVAQLTTLPTPREVFIDLSTVIGPQAARPLKLKSPILVSAMAYGEALSAKVKIALAKGVTLAGGAINSGEGPFLPAERRAAKHYIMQYNRASWGKEREALKQADAIEIQIGQGAMGGVGHCISPGEIDAPLYKALKIPRGQAAVIAARQKHTASPEEFGDFVDRLRALTSGVPIGAKIAAGMDIESDITFLVKSGVDFISIDGAQAATKGSAPILQDDFGLPTVVALCRAVGQLERLRARERVSLIVGGGLFTPGDFLKALALGADAVYIGTAALFAVTHTQTLKALPYEPPTEVVWYTGRYAAQFNVEKGAQHLANFLLACQDEMAQGVQALGKVSLSQVCGDDLAGLTPHICEITNVRPAWLRETRHR